In the Deferribacter desulfuricans SSM1 genome, ACCAGCTGAGCTACACCCGCATTTATGCGAGTGGAGGGACTCGAACCCCCACGCCTTAGGGCACTAGATCCTAAGTCTAGCGCGTCTACCAGTTCCGCCACACTCGCAAAAAATTTATAAGGGTGAGCGACGGGACTTGAACCCGCGACCACTGGGGCCACAACCCAGGGCTCTACCAACTGAGCTACGCCCACCACTATAAATTGAAAAAACGCGCCCAGGAGGACTCGAACCTCCAACCTACGGATTAGAAGTCCGTTGCTCTATCCTGTTGAGCTATGGGCGCAACCACTACGGAAATGTATCAATAGCAAAACAGAAAAAGGTTGTCAATAAAATTTTATACTTATTCGCAAGTTGGATCTACACCAGTTATTTCAATCAATTTATTAATAATTTCTTTTATTGTATCATCAACCACATAATAACAGACGGAGTTGCCTTCTCTTTTGGATTCTAAAATCCCTTTATTTTTTAAAGCAATTAAATGTTGACTTGTTGTTGCTTGAGGTATTTTTAATCCATCGCAGATTTTTGTTACGTTACATTCATTGTTTAAAAGCCCTATCACAATCTGCAATCTTATTGGATGTCCAAGTGCTTTAAATTTATCTGCATAAGTTTCTAACCATTGCTTGTCCATAAATTCCCCCTATAATAAAATATGTATATTCAAGTATATGAATATTTATTTGAATATGCAATAAAAATTGATAGCTTTTTTAAAAATTGATCTATTTTCACTGAGATTGTTTGAGTGTTTACCTTAATTAGTGTGTAATGACAAAAAGTGGTCATTGCGAGGAGTGAAACGACGAAGCAATCTCTTTTCTTATTCTCTATCATATTTCACTATTTTCAACTCACGACATATAGACTGCTTCGTCACTAACGTTCCTCGCAGTGACAAAAATCTGAGATTGCTTCACTTCGTTAGCAATGACTAAGATTGTTATTACGGAAAGTGATAGAGACTAAGTACTCTTTTTTTAATTATAAAGTGAAGGCGTTTTCTATGTGAGTGATTTTACCTTGATCGATTGAGATTACGTCAAAGCGTAATAAATTGTCATGTAGGTTTTTTACTGAAATAAAATAATTGGCGGTTTTTATGATTTTTTCTATTTTTCTGCTGTCTACAGATTCAAAACCGCTTCCAAAGTTTTTACTGCTCCTTGTTTTTACTTCAACAAAGACTATCAAATTATCTTTTTTGGCAATTATATCAATTTCTCCAAACTTGGATTTGAAATTTTTTTCTATAATTTGATAACCTTTTTGTTGCAGAAACTTTGACGCTTTGTTTTCTCCAATTTTACCTAGATTAAACATAGTTTTTTAAAAAAGTTTTTCGATGTAGTTCACAAATACCATATTTTTTGATTGCTTCTATATGTTCCTTTGTACCGTAACCTTTGTTTTTATACCAATTATATTCAGGGTATTTTAGATGAAGTTTTTTCATAAGATTATC is a window encoding:
- a CDS encoding YraN family protein, with the translated sequence MFNLGKIGENKASKFLQQKGYQIIEKNFKSKFGEIDIIAKKDNLIVFVEVKTRSSKNFGSGFESVDSRKIEKIIKTANYFISVKNLHDNLLRFDVISIDQGKITHIENAFTL
- a CDS encoding ArsR/SmtB family transcription factor, which translates into the protein MDKQWLETYADKFKALGHPIRLQIVIGLLNNECNVTKICDGLKIPQATTSQHLIALKNKGILESKREGNSVCYYVVDDTIKEIINKLIEITGVDPTCE